Proteins from a genomic interval of Colletes latitarsis isolate SP2378_abdomen chromosome 12, iyColLati1, whole genome shotgun sequence:
- the LOC143348754 gene encoding uncharacterized protein LOC143348754 gives MNRVDESQTSTAAASAEVARVAIRIPPFWEKNPATWFRQLESQFVIGGITQDSTRYHYVAANLESRYADVVVDIIDNPPTTEMYNTLKTELIRRLSGSKEQKIRHLLEHEEIGDRKPSIFLRQLQNLAGDTVTDDFLKTLWLGRLPASIQTVLLTRQKDSLAELATLADAVSEVKQRPQIAASTGPDAIHEELAELRREIAALRVGRDRYRRPRSPSRRRQRSPTDSPSRSRDRSNSPPPDDGRCWYHWKFGAAARKCREPCISRPENRRADR, from the coding sequence ATGAACCGCGTCGACGAATCGCAGACGAgtactgccgccgcgagtgcggaGGTGGCGCGCGTGGCTATCCGCATTCCGCCGTTTTGGGAGAAGAATCCAGCGACGTGGTTTCGGCAGCTGGAATCGCAATTCGTGATAGGGGGCATCACCCAGGATTCGACTCGCTATCACTACGTAGCAGCAAACCTGGAGAGCCGGTATGCCGACGTAGTGGTCGACATCATCGATAACCCGCCGACGACCGAAATGTATAACACATTGAAGACGGAGCTGATTCGACGCCTCTCGGGCTCCAAGGAACAAAAAATCCGTCACCTCCTGGAGCACGAGGAAATCGGAGACCGGAAACCGTCGATTTTCCTGCGGCAACTGCAGAACCTCGCCGGTGATACGGTGACGGACGATTTTCTGAAAACCCTGTGGTTAGGACGACTCCCAGCGAGCATACAGACGGTGTTGCTCACACGGCAGAAAGACAGCTTGGCCGAACTTGCCACCCTCGCCGATGCAGTCAGCGAGGTGAAACAACGCCCGCAAATCGCCGCGTCGACCGGGCCAGACGCGATACATGAAGAATTGGCCGAGCTACGCCGCGAGATCGCTGCCCTTCGCGTCGGAAGGGACAGATACCGTCGTCCGCGTTCGCCATCAAGACGAAGACAGCGCAGTCCAACGGATTCACCGTCGCGGTCGCGGGACCGCAGCAATTCGCCTCCTCCGGACGATGGCCGTTGCTGGTACCATTGGAAGTTCGGTGCCGCAGCGAGAAAGTGCCGCGAGCCGTGCATCTCTAGGCCGGAAAACAGACGGGCCGATCGCTAG